A stretch of the Marivirga tractuosa DSM 4126 genome encodes the following:
- the rlmF gene encoding 23S rRNA (adenine(1618)-N(6))-methyltransferase RlmF — MPTPQKSSLHPNSPFNKRYDLESLAKTLPELEAFVFTNQYDSQTIDFADPKAVKALNKALLLQHYDLKYWDIPEGYLCPPIPGRADYLFQIDEFLTKKRKGVEVKGDLIRCLDIGTGASCIYPILGSQQFGWNFVASEIDPKAAASAEKIITENPKLEGKVEIRKQYKSSDIFKGIVKKHEYYDVSICNPPFHSSAEEAEKGTTRKLKNLKKFRKDKKPTLNFGGKSNELWTEGGELKFITNMAVQSKYHSHSVRWFTTLVSKSSNLKRIYDAIKQAGAKEIETIEMNHGNKTSRIVAWTFLHPLNNQK; from the coding sequence ATGCCCACTCCACAAAAGTCCAGCTTGCACCCCAATAGTCCTTTTAATAAACGCTATGACCTGGAAAGTTTAGCCAAAACGCTTCCGGAATTAGAAGCTTTTGTTTTTACCAATCAATATGATAGTCAGACGATTGATTTTGCTGATCCAAAAGCGGTGAAGGCATTGAATAAAGCACTATTATTGCAGCATTATGACTTAAAGTATTGGGATATTCCGGAAGGCTATTTATGTCCGCCTATTCCCGGTAGGGCAGATTACTTATTTCAAATAGATGAATTCCTAACTAAAAAAAGGAAAGGAGTGGAGGTAAAAGGCGACTTAATAAGATGCCTGGATATCGGAACAGGAGCCAGTTGTATTTATCCGATTTTAGGTTCACAGCAATTTGGTTGGAATTTTGTAGCTTCAGAAATTGATCCTAAAGCGGCTGCTTCAGCAGAAAAAATCATTACTGAGAATCCTAAGCTGGAAGGGAAAGTTGAAATTAGAAAGCAGTACAAATCTTCAGATATATTTAAAGGCATTGTCAAAAAGCATGAATACTATGATGTGAGTATTTGCAATCCGCCTTTTCATAGCTCAGCCGAAGAAGCAGAAAAAGGAACCACAAGGAAGCTGAAAAATCTTAAGAAATTTAGAAAAGACAAGAAGCCAACCCTAAACTTCGGGGGAAAAAGCAACGAATTGTGGACAGAAGGAGGAGAGTTAAAATTCATTACCAATATGGCTGTGCAGAGTAAATACCATTCTCATTCTGTGCGCTGGTTTACCACTTTGGTTTCCAAATCCTCTAATCTAAAACGGATTTACGATGCTATTAAACAGGCTGGTGCTAAAGAGATTGAAACCATTGAAATGAATCATGGAAATAAAACGAGTAGGATAGTGGCTTGGACTTTTTTGCATCCGCTTAATAATCAAAAATAA
- a CDS encoding GNAT family N-acetyltransferase → MKNLNLQIELVVNPSETVLELLYLSDPSKVHINSNLRSGSCYIAKVKSEIVGVIVLGNINSNTTEIKNIAVKESEQGKGIGKLLLRYAEDIIRKSGNKKLIIGTGNSSIGQLALYQKEGFEIESIKKDFFLRNYDEIIIENGIQCKHMIVLGKKL, encoded by the coding sequence TTGAAAAATTTGAACCTACAAATTGAACTTGTAGTAAATCCTTCAGAAACTGTTTTGGAATTACTATACTTGTCTGACCCTTCAAAGGTACATATCAATTCTAATTTGCGATCAGGAAGTTGTTATATAGCTAAAGTGAAATCTGAAATAGTTGGAGTGATAGTTTTGGGTAACATTAATTCAAATACTACTGAAATAAAAAATATTGCAGTTAAAGAATCTGAACAAGGAAAAGGTATTGGAAAGCTTCTTTTAAGATATGCAGAGGATATAATTCGTAAATCAGGGAATAAAAAGTTAATAATCGGAACAGGGAATTCAAGTATCGGACAACTTGCACTTTATCAAAAAGAGGGTTTTGAAATTGAAAGTATTAAGAAGGACTTTTTCCTTAGGAATTATGATGAAATTATTATTGAAAATGGAATCCAGTGTAAACATATGATTGTGTTAGGAAAGAAATTATAA
- a CDS encoding methylmalonyl-CoA mutase family protein, translating into MSAHQTVAPYKPKNNVRIVTAASLFDGHDAAINVMRRIIQSTGCEVIHLGHDRAVEEVVNTAIQEDAQAIAMTSYQGGHTEYFKYMHDLLKEKGAGHIKIFGGGGGVILPEEIKELHDYGISRIYSPDDGREMGLQGMINDLVKQSDYPTGQNLNGEVGRVDKQDVKAIARLISAAENFPEDSSAELDKIREKAKDLSVPVLGITGTGGAGKSSLVDELVRRFLIDFKDKNIGIISVDPSKRKTGGALLGDRIRMNAINNDRVYMRSLATRQSNLSISKYVKDAVSILKAANFDLIILETSGIGQSDTQILDYSDASLYVMTPEYGAATQLEKIDMLDFADIIALNKFDKRGALDALRDVKKQYQRNHGLWESKVDDMPVYGTIASQFNDPGMNSLYKELMGKVAEKSGADLKSTFEITDEMSEKVFIIPPKRTRYLSEISENNRGYDEWVEQQAEVADKLYGYRKSIETLQDSDIEDKDRLIKGLEEAYANEELNFDPKNKLLIEEWKDKVQKYQDPVYSFKVRDKEIKIQTHTESLSHSQIPKVSLPKYKSWGDLLRWNLQENVPGEFPYTAGIYPFKREGEDPTRMFAGEGGPERTNKRFHYVSMDMPAKRLSTAFDSVTLYGNDPDYRPDIYGKIGNSGVSICCLDDAKKLYSGFDLAHAMTSVSMTINGPAPMLLGFFMNAAVDQQCEKYIKENGLETEVNKKIDKIFKDRGADRPQYRGDLPEGHNGLGLMLLGVTGDQVLPKDVYEKIKFETMAVVRGTVQADILKEDQAQNTCIFSTEFALRLMGDVQEYFIENQVRNFYSVSISGYHIAEAGANPITQLAFTLANGFTYVEYYLSRGMDINKFGPNLSFFFSNGIDPEYAVIGRVARRIWSKALKQKYGANSRAQMLKYHIQTSGRSLHAQEIDFNDIRTTLQALYAIYDNCNSLHTNAYDEAITTPTENSVRRAMAIQLIINKELGLAKNENPIQGSFIIEELTDLVEEAVLTEFDRITERGGVLGAMETMYQRGKIQEESLHYEMLKHTGEFPIIGVNTFLNSKGSPTVTPGEVIRATKEEKEYQIETLNLLNDRFEKEAKESLDRLQKAAIKNENLFAELMEATKFCSLGQITNAMFEVGGQYRRNM; encoded by the coding sequence ATGTCTGCACATCAAACTGTAGCTCCTTATAAACCTAAAAATAACGTTCGCATAGTAACCGCTGCCTCCCTTTTCGATGGGCATGATGCAGCTATCAATGTGATGAGAAGAATTATTCAATCGACAGGGTGTGAAGTAATTCACCTTGGGCATGATCGCGCTGTTGAAGAAGTAGTCAATACTGCCATTCAAGAAGATGCACAAGCCATTGCCATGACTTCCTATCAAGGAGGTCATACAGAATACTTCAAATACATGCACGATTTACTGAAGGAAAAAGGCGCTGGTCATATCAAAATCTTTGGTGGAGGAGGGGGAGTAATTCTTCCGGAAGAAATCAAAGAATTGCATGATTACGGCATTTCCAGAATTTACTCGCCAGATGATGGAAGAGAAATGGGCTTGCAAGGTATGATCAATGATTTGGTTAAGCAAAGTGATTATCCTACTGGTCAGAATTTGAATGGTGAAGTTGGACGAGTTGACAAGCAAGATGTAAAAGCAATTGCGAGATTAATTTCTGCAGCAGAAAATTTCCCAGAAGACAGTAGTGCTGAATTAGATAAGATTAGAGAAAAAGCTAAAGATTTGTCAGTACCTGTTTTAGGAATTACAGGAACTGGTGGAGCCGGTAAATCTTCTTTGGTGGATGAATTAGTTCGTAGATTTTTAATTGATTTCAAAGATAAAAATATAGGAATCATCTCAGTTGATCCGTCCAAAAGAAAAACAGGAGGAGCACTTTTAGGAGATAGAATTAGAATGAATGCCATAAACAATGACCGTGTGTATATGCGCTCATTAGCTACTCGTCAAAGTAATTTATCGATCTCTAAATATGTAAAGGATGCGGTTTCAATTTTGAAAGCGGCAAACTTTGATCTGATCATTTTAGAAACTTCAGGAATTGGTCAGTCCGATACTCAAATCTTAGATTATTCTGATGCTTCTCTTTATGTGATGACGCCTGAATATGGTGCGGCTACTCAGCTAGAGAAAATCGATATGTTGGATTTTGCCGATATTATTGCTCTGAATAAATTTGATAAGCGAGGTGCTTTAGATGCATTGAGAGATGTGAAAAAGCAATATCAGCGTAACCACGGATTGTGGGAATCAAAAGTTGATGATATGCCGGTTTATGGTACTATTGCTTCCCAGTTCAACGATCCGGGAATGAATTCTCTCTACAAGGAGTTGATGGGAAAAGTGGCCGAAAAGTCAGGAGCAGATTTAAAATCTACTTTTGAAATTACCGATGAGATGTCGGAAAAGGTTTTCATTATCCCGCCAAAGAGAACGCGCTATTTGTCTGAAATTTCAGAAAACAATAGAGGTTATGATGAGTGGGTAGAGCAGCAAGCAGAAGTAGCAGATAAGCTTTACGGTTACAGAAAATCGATTGAGACTTTACAGGACTCTGATATAGAGGATAAAGATCGCTTGATCAAAGGCCTAGAGGAAGCTTATGCCAATGAAGAGCTTAATTTTGATCCGAAGAATAAATTATTAATTGAGGAATGGAAAGATAAGGTTCAAAAATATCAAGATCCCGTTTATTCATTTAAAGTGAGGGATAAAGAGATTAAGATTCAAACGCATACAGAATCTTTATCTCACTCTCAGATTCCGAAAGTTTCGCTTCCTAAATATAAAAGCTGGGGAGATTTGCTTAGATGGAATTTGCAGGAAAACGTTCCAGGCGAATTTCCTTATACAGCTGGAATTTATCCTTTCAAAAGAGAGGGGGAAGATCCTACAAGAATGTTTGCTGGAGAAGGCGGTCCAGAGCGTACCAACAAGCGTTTCCACTATGTGAGTATGGATATGCCGGCTAAGCGTTTATCCACTGCATTTGATTCAGTAACCTTGTATGGTAATGATCCGGATTACAGACCGGATATTTACGGTAAAATCGGTAATTCAGGTGTAAGTATTTGCTGTTTGGATGATGCGAAGAAACTGTATTCTGGTTTCGATCTAGCGCATGCCATGACTTCGGTTTCCATGACTATTAATGGCCCAGCTCCAATGTTGTTAGGCTTTTTCATGAATGCAGCGGTTGACCAGCAATGTGAAAAATACATTAAAGAAAATGGCTTAGAAACCGAAGTAAATAAGAAAATCGACAAGATTTTCAAAGATAGAGGAGCGGATAGACCACAATATAGAGGTGATTTGCCAGAAGGTCATAATGGATTAGGATTGATGCTTTTGGGAGTAACTGGAGATCAGGTATTGCCTAAGGATGTCTATGAAAAAATCAAGTTTGAGACTATGGCGGTTGTCCGTGGTACTGTACAAGCAGATATCCTAAAAGAAGACCAGGCACAGAACACTTGTATTTTCTCTACAGAATTTGCTTTGCGATTGATGGGAGATGTTCAGGAATATTTCATTGAAAATCAGGTTCGTAACTTCTATTCAGTTTCTATTTCAGGTTATCACATCGCAGAGGCTGGAGCGAATCCAATTACACAGCTGGCCTTTACCTTAGCGAACGGATTTACTTATGTAGAATACTACTTAAGCCGTGGAATGGACATCAATAAATTTGGTCCAAACTTATCATTCTTCTTCTCAAACGGAATTGATCCGGAATATGCAGTGATTGGTAGAGTAGCCAGAAGAATCTGGTCTAAAGCACTAAAGCAAAAGTATGGAGCGAACTCTCGTGCTCAGATGTTGAAATATCACATTCAGACTTCAGGGCGTTCATTGCACGCACAGGAAATTGATTTCAACGATATCAGAACTACTTTGCAAGCATTGTATGCGATTTATGATAACTGTAACTCTTTGCATACCAATGCTTATGATGAGGCGATTACTACTCCAACTGAGAATTCAGTGAGAAGGGCGATGGCGATACAGTTGATCATCAATAAAGAGCTAGGTTTAGCGAAAAATGAAAATCCGATTCAAGGTTCTTTTATAATCGAAGAATTGACTGATTTAGTAGAAGAAGCAGTATTGACTGAATTTGATAGAATTACAGAACGTGGAGGAGTTTTAGGCGCTATGGAAACCATGTATCAGCGTGGAAAAATACAGGAAGAAAGCTTGCACTACGAAATGCTGAAGCATACTGGTGAATTTCCAATTATTGGCGTAAACACTTTCTTGAATTCTAAAGGTTCGCCAACAGTTACACCAGGTGAGGTAATCAGAGCGACTAAAGAGGAGAAAGAGTATCAAATTGAAACGCTTAATTTATTAAATGATAGATTTGAGAAAGAAGCCAAAGAAAGCTTAGACAGATTGCAAAAAGCAGCCATCAAAAATGAAAACCTTTTTGCGGAATTGATGGAAGCCACTAAGTTCTGTTCATTAGGTCAGATTACCAATGCGATGTTTGAGGTCGGAGGCCAATACCGTAGGAATATGTAG
- a CDS encoding helix-turn-helix domain-containing protein, producing the protein MSQHKLTEVAKIAVRYVNTTNRLIFLTGKAGSGKTTLLRYIINNTYKNVAVAAPTGIAAINAKGVTLHSLLQLPFGTFIPEDNAVDFSRTSEQINTPKTFLQQFKMYGNKRQIIRNLELLIIDEVSMLRADILDCMDLILRMVRKNPEPFGGLQIMFIGDLNQLPPVIRQHEWQYLNRYYKTGYFFEALALQKTDMVYIELDKIFRQSDPEFTSILNRLRDNHLSETDIEKLNQHYEEGVEESPKEGYINITTHNRKADLINEKALKSLEAEERGYKAEIEGDFPENMFPIPEKLNFKIGAQVMFIKNDNSGEARYFNGKIGEISEMNEDTIKVKLKNPKDEVIVERYEWMNQRYSLDKSTNELQEKWLGTFKQFPLKLAWAITVHKSQGLTFEKAILDLSDSFAPGQMYVALSRLTGLEGLILSKPISNIPFELDKSLRQFEDNKKDNDTLNQKLESDRKAFVFNTIRETFDFQSLMKELNIHLGSFNKAENRSLKQKYADWTREKKEQLEEINKVGLKFQSSLAHYEAKEEYLSDLAERVNSAEEYFKPKVKDLYDAFKAHLIDTSNQSKVKAYLKELESITEQLKSKLLQISKTAMLVTAASENRILSKKDLYKSSTFEEAKIDSKEKKKKVKKDKTPTAEISFKHYKEGLNIEEIATKRELVPGTILGHLAKYIESGDIDATDLIDATKLDQICQVMALAEVKGSADVKARLGDEFTYNEIKIAWGHFRRENLKEAT; encoded by the coding sequence ATGTCCCAACACAAACTAACTGAGGTTGCCAAGATTGCTGTTCGATACGTCAACACCACTAACCGACTGATTTTTCTAACTGGTAAAGCAGGAAGTGGCAAAACAACTCTTTTAAGATATATCATTAACAATACTTATAAAAATGTAGCGGTTGCTGCTCCTACTGGAATTGCTGCTATCAATGCAAAGGGTGTTACCCTTCACTCACTGTTACAGCTTCCTTTTGGTACTTTCATTCCTGAGGATAATGCAGTTGATTTCTCTCGAACCAGTGAGCAAATCAATACACCAAAAACCTTTCTTCAGCAATTCAAAATGTATGGCAATAAGCGTCAGATTATTCGCAATCTGGAATTATTGATTATAGACGAGGTCAGTATGTTGCGAGCCGACATACTGGATTGCATGGATCTGATTTTAAGAATGGTCAGAAAGAATCCTGAACCCTTTGGAGGCTTACAAATTATGTTCATTGGAGACTTGAACCAGCTCCCACCCGTAATTCGGCAGCATGAGTGGCAATATTTAAACAGGTACTATAAAACCGGATATTTCTTTGAGGCATTAGCCTTGCAGAAAACCGACATGGTTTATATAGAACTTGATAAAATCTTCCGCCAATCTGATCCTGAATTTACTTCTATACTCAATCGATTACGAGATAATCATTTATCTGAAACCGATATCGAAAAGCTTAACCAGCATTATGAAGAAGGTGTGGAAGAATCACCAAAAGAAGGCTACATCAATATCACTACTCATAATCGAAAAGCGGATTTAATTAACGAAAAAGCATTGAAATCGCTTGAAGCAGAAGAGAGAGGCTACAAAGCGGAAATCGAAGGCGACTTCCCTGAAAACATGTTCCCTATTCCTGAAAAACTGAATTTCAAGATTGGCGCTCAGGTAATGTTTATCAAAAATGACAATAGCGGAGAGGCAAGATATTTCAATGGGAAAATTGGTGAAATATCAGAGATGAATGAAGACACCATCAAGGTGAAACTCAAAAATCCGAAGGATGAGGTAATAGTCGAACGCTATGAATGGATGAACCAGCGCTACAGTTTGGATAAGTCCACTAATGAACTTCAGGAAAAATGGTTAGGAACTTTTAAACAGTTTCCATTGAAATTAGCTTGGGCCATTACAGTTCATAAATCTCAAGGCTTAACTTTTGAAAAAGCTATCCTAGATCTATCAGACAGTTTTGCCCCAGGACAAATGTATGTAGCGCTGTCAAGGCTGACAGGCTTGGAAGGCTTAATATTATCAAAACCCATTAGCAATATTCCTTTTGAATTGGACAAAAGCTTAAGGCAATTTGAGGATAATAAAAAGGATAACGATACTTTAAATCAAAAACTGGAATCAGATAGAAAGGCATTTGTTTTTAATACCATTCGGGAAACTTTTGATTTCCAAAGTTTAATGAAAGAGCTCAATATTCATTTAGGCAGTTTCAATAAGGCGGAAAATAGATCACTTAAACAGAAATATGCTGATTGGACTAGAGAGAAAAAAGAGCAATTAGAAGAAATCAATAAAGTTGGGCTTAAGTTTCAAAGTTCATTAGCCCATTACGAAGCCAAGGAAGAGTATTTGAGTGATTTAGCAGAGAGGGTCAACAGTGCGGAAGAATATTTCAAACCCAAGGTAAAGGATTTATATGATGCTTTTAAAGCACATTTGATCGACACTTCCAATCAAAGTAAAGTAAAGGCCTATCTAAAAGAACTGGAGAGCATTACGGAGCAATTGAAGTCAAAGCTTTTGCAAATTAGTAAAACGGCAATGTTAGTAACTGCAGCATCAGAAAACAGGATATTGTCTAAAAAAGACCTATATAAATCTTCTACCTTTGAAGAAGCCAAAATAGATTCTAAGGAAAAGAAAAAGAAAGTCAAAAAAGACAAAACACCCACTGCTGAAATTTCTTTCAAGCACTACAAAGAAGGTTTAAATATTGAAGAAATTGCCACTAAAAGAGAGCTAGTGCCTGGAACCATCCTGGGTCATCTGGCAAAGTACATAGAAAGTGGTGATATTGATGCTACCGATTTAATTGATGCTACCAAGCTTGATCAAATCTGTCAAGTGATGGCTCTGGCTGAAGTAAAAGGCAGTGCTGATGTAAAAGCCCGATTGGGTGACGAATTTACTTACAATGAAATTAAGATTGCCTGGGGCCATTTTAGACGGGAAAACCTAAAAGAAGCCACCTAA
- the miaA gene encoding tRNA (adenosine(37)-N6)-dimethylallyltransferase MiaA, producing the protein MSKISKTIVILAGPTAVGKTSLSIQLAKRFQTEIISADSRQFYKEMKIGTAKPTSAEMNGVPHHFINSHSIEDEYNVGQFEKDALNLLDDLFQKHDVVLVVGGSGLYVKALCEGIDDMPSIPADIRKNLNAEFENNGIEYLQKQVFESDPEYFRIVDKQNPQRLIRAMELYRSTGKNMSYYRAQKKQVERPFNIIKIGLERPREELYGRINLRMDQMIAEGLFEEAENLHQYKDLNALQTVGYSEIFGFLDGKYDREEAVRLLKRNSRRYAKRQMTWFKRDSEFRWFSAEDKSKVIDYLESKIG; encoded by the coding sequence AGCAAAACGGTTTCAAACTGAAATAATTTCAGCTGACTCCCGACAATTCTATAAAGAAATGAAAATTGGGACTGCCAAGCCAACTAGTGCAGAGATGAATGGAGTTCCACATCATTTCATTAATTCCCATAGTATTGAGGATGAATACAATGTAGGTCAATTTGAGAAAGATGCTTTAAATCTTCTAGATGATTTATTTCAAAAGCACGATGTGGTTTTGGTTGTGGGCGGTTCTGGTCTGTACGTAAAAGCACTTTGCGAAGGAATTGATGACATGCCAAGTATTCCAGCTGATATTAGAAAAAACCTAAATGCTGAGTTTGAAAATAATGGAATTGAATATTTGCAGAAGCAAGTGTTTGAATCTGATCCAGAATATTTTCGAATTGTAGATAAGCAAAACCCTCAGCGACTTATTCGAGCAATGGAACTTTACCGATCCACAGGGAAAAATATGAGTTATTATAGAGCTCAAAAAAAGCAAGTTGAGCGTCCATTTAATATCATCAAGATAGGACTGGAGCGTCCCAGGGAAGAATTGTATGGTCGAATAAATTTGAGAATGGATCAGATGATTGCAGAAGGTCTATTCGAAGAAGCAGAAAATCTGCATCAGTACAAAGATTTGAATGCGCTGCAAACTGTTGGCTACTCTGAAATATTTGGATTTTTAGATGGTAAATATGATAGGGAAGAGGCAGTTCGCTTACTCAAAAGAAATAGTCGAAGATATGCCAAACGTCAAATGACTTGGTTTAAAAGAGATTCGGAATTCAGATGGTTTTCAGCTGAGGACAAAAGTAAAGTTATTGATTATTTAGAAAGTAAGATTGGCTGA